A genomic stretch from Candidatus Edwardsbacteria bacterium includes:
- a CDS encoding M23 family metallopeptidase produces the protein MIFKKSYSFIILPHHGEHGKSVFLHSWWLNAILLVTVAAVGISGFFIARHYLFHYKLKTAFEPTFKENKVLRVERKSYDHVKDSLASDISSLQAQLKKERSNYLASVGNLARQVDNLRKLAVKVKIQAGFKTANIVEEGEAAGGPESPIILGKYDISHPIETTQLESKVSPDIFQQVADLKKVDSYLETKECLLSATPELAPLFGKMTSTFGVRRWRRSGHSENHYGLDIAVPRGTPVSAPAEGVVTIRSRVGDYGNLIELDHGTGYTTRFGHLSKFNVEIGDRVKKGQIIGFVGSTGRSTGPHLHYEVRMNGTPVDPIGYMGDLGE, from the coding sequence ATGATATTTAAAAAGTCATATTCCTTCATCATCCTTCCGCATCACGGCGAGCACGGGAAGTCGGTGTTCCTTCACTCTTGGTGGCTGAATGCCATTTTGCTGGTTACAGTAGCGGCGGTGGGCATCTCCGGGTTTTTTATCGCCCGGCATTATCTGTTCCATTACAAACTCAAGACGGCCTTTGAACCCACCTTCAAGGAAAACAAGGTTTTGCGGGTCGAGCGGAAAAGCTACGACCATGTCAAGGATTCGCTGGCCAGCGACATCTCATCACTCCAGGCTCAGCTGAAGAAAGAGCGCAGCAATTACCTGGCATCGGTGGGGAACCTGGCCCGGCAGGTGGACAACCTGCGCAAACTGGCGGTAAAGGTAAAGATCCAGGCCGGTTTCAAGACCGCCAACATCGTGGAAGAAGGAGAGGCTGCCGGAGGCCCTGAATCGCCGATCATTCTTGGTAAGTACGACATAAGCCATCCGATCGAAACTACCCAATTGGAATCCAAGGTCAGCCCCGATATTTTTCAGCAGGTAGCAGATCTCAAAAAAGTGGACAGCTATCTGGAGACCAAGGAATGTCTGCTTTCGGCTACGCCGGAGCTGGCGCCCCTGTTCGGCAAGATGACCTCCACTTTCGGGGTCAGGAGATGGAGACGGAGCGGGCATTCGGAGAACCATTACGGGTTGGACATTGCCGTGCCCCGGGGCACACCGGTAAGCGCCCCGGCCGAGGGAGTAGTGACCATTAGAAGCCGGGTGGGGGATTATGGCAATTTGATCGAGCTGGATCACGGAACCGGCTATACCACCAGATTCGGGCACCTTTCCAAATTCAACGTGGAGATCGGCGACCGGGTGAAAAAAGGCCAGATAATAGGGTTTGTCGGGTCCACCGGGCGCTCCACAGGCCCGCATCTGCATTATGAAGTGCGGATGAACGGCACCCCGGTCGACCCTATCGGCTACATGGGCGATCTGGGAGAATAA